From one Larimichthys crocea isolate SSNF chromosome XVIII, L_crocea_2.0, whole genome shotgun sequence genomic stretch:
- the LOC113748161 gene encoding uncharacterized protein LOC113748161 — MRQAMEDDVSEVLSGVVEDVGRAVHRNVSGAQLLQELLNAPWLHALLKIHECLVQFQRLTPSPILPHASGLSHEIMSVIQEVPHPSAEARELHSLLSSPHIQALLSSHDSIVHIDHGPVLPPLPDEMPEGEEAARIVCVVKNKQPLNKEVCRGVVGPGDGAIRTRWSSLRRLTLQRLVPVRRAWSGEELRPLPLPRGRQSRPFLPHYESTGTSSLCPYTAELWKKGLNKSAPSVCSSTPSKGSFSEKPKHSKGEGACTDVGSDDYAYPPPPVPAYSLPNTPAMYKKGATGGHSRNVPTPGRTSSFTGMNSLRAHTAPSSPAVHRSTQQQGVNTLPTPGRQHRYQTGSHSKHQAELQNRPVIQTAPCHKGHQNQPQRTQNEQRQPKLHQHQHPVEFTKQRRMDELRSTVQTVSSSIKHSSQDVHRLGHKMMAGTEMITDNVEDNAQALNLLTEVVDKLQGLIVASKQPKPSPSCRPTQHAPPPPPPRVSTVVRKPPTPYPCRLSSSPSSGSSSPSSVSSCADGFATSRSPKQMNGGSKKKVVTFVGTHKAGGNGSNGQVRLNNGSISTAPLEDQQDCNTTGCLTTKKKKKKKN, encoded by the exons ATGAGACAAGCTATGGAGGacg atgtcaGCGAGGTGCTGTCCGGTGTGGTGGAGGACGTCGGTCGAGCTGTCCACAGAAACGTTAGCGGAGCTCAGCTTCTGCAGGAACTGCTCAATGCGCCGTGGCTGCACGCTCTGCTGAAG ATTCATGAGTGCCTGGTGCAGTTCCAGAGGCTGACGCCGAGCCCCATCCTGCCCCATGCATCAGGACTCTCACATGAG aTCATGTCTGTCATACAGGAGGTCCCCCATCCCTCAGCTGAAGCCCGAGAGCTCCACAGCCTCCTCAGCTCACCACACATCCAG GCCCTGCTATCGTCCCACGACAGTATAGTCCATATAGACCATGGACCAGTTTTACCGCCTCTGCCTGATGAGATGCCTGAAGGCGAGGAGGCCGCGAGGATCGTCTGTGTGGTGAAGAACAAGCAGCCGCTG AATAAAGAAGTGTGCAGAGGAGTTGTAGGACCTGGAGATGGAGCGATTCGTACTCGTTGGAGCAGCCTTCGGCGCCTCACACTGCAGCGCCTCGTCCCCGTGAGGAGGGCATGGTCTGGGGAGGAGCTCAGGCCTCTGCCCCTCCCCAGAGGAAGACAGTCCCGCCCCTTTCTGCCTCACTACGAATCAACAGGAACCTCCTCTTTGTGTCCATACACCGCAGAGCTTTGGAAGAAAGGGCTCAACAAATCAGCTCCCTCCGTCTGTAGCTCCACCCCCAGCAAGG GTTCATTTTCAGAGAAACCCAAACACAGCAAAGGAGAAGGTGCCTGTACTGATGTGGGCAGTGATGACTATGcctaccctcctcctccagtcccAGCTTACAGCCTTCCCAACACCCCTGCCATGTACAAAAAGGGGGCTACAGGGGGACACTCAAGGAACGTCCCTACACCAGGCAGAACCTCTTCTTTCACTGGGATGAACTCTCTTAGAGCCCATACAGCACCTTCTAGTCCTGCAGTTCATCGCTCCACTCAGCAGCAGGGGGTTAACACTCTCCCCACACCTGGCAGGCAACATCGGTATCAAACTGGATCTCATAGCAAACACCAAGCAGAGCTCCAAAATCGCCCTGTGATCCAGACTGCTCCTTGTCACAAAGGACACCAGAACCAACCACAACGGACACAAAATGAGCAGCGCCAACCAAAACtccatcaacatcaacatcctGTTGAGTTCACCAAACAGCGCCGCATGGATGAGCTCAGGTCCACTGTCCAGACAGTGTCCAGCAGCATCAAGCACAGCAGTCAAGACGTCCACCGTCTTGGCCACAAGATGATGGCAGGGACAGAGATGATCACAGACAACGTGGAAGACAACGCCCAGGCCCTCAACCTGCTGACTGAGGTGGTTGACAAGCTCCAGGGGCTCATTGTGGCCAGCAAACAACCCAAGCCGTCACCTTCATGCAGGCCGACACAGCACgcccctcccccacctcctccaagGGTCTCAACAGTGGTCCGCAAACCTCCTACACCCTACCCATGCCGCCTCTCATCGTCCCCTTCTTCTGGCTCTTCCTCACCTTCATCTGTCAGTTCTTGTGCAGACGGCTTTGCAACATCTCGGAGTCCGAAACAAATGAACGGAGGCTCGAAGAAGAAGGTGGTGACCTTTGTTGGCACCCACAAGGCAGGTGGCAATGGTAGTAATGGACAGGTGAGGCTCAACAATGGATCCATTTCTACAGCACCTCTGGAGGACCAACAAGACTGTAACACCACCGGCTGCTTGAcaaccaagaagaagaaaaagaagaagaattag